In Bacillus sp. BGMRC 2118, one DNA window encodes the following:
- a CDS encoding sigma-70 family RNA polymerase sigma factor, with product MLPDDKDKFPDKELIIEELLDKYGSEVKRLAFLYVKDTSLAEDIMQEVFIACYKSLDSFKGESSYRTWLIRITINKSKDALRKWSFKNLVYKSSIFIKDSKTPESISFQKIENGLLMQRILELPLKYRELILLYYYQELTIEEICKITKLNVNTIKTRLHRARKILNNTIKEGDFIWREI from the coding sequence GTGTTGCCTGATGATAAAGATAAATTTCCTGATAAAGAATTAATAATTGAAGAACTCCTAGATAAATATGGATCAGAGGTTAAAAGGTTGGCTTTCTTATATGTAAAAGATACCTCATTAGCAGAGGATATTATGCAAGAAGTTTTTATAGCGTGTTATAAAAGTTTAGATAGTTTTAAAGGGGAAAGTTCATATAGAACTTGGCTAATCAGAATTACTATCAATAAATCCAAAGATGCATTAAGAAAGTGGAGTTTTAAAAATCTAGTATACAAGTCAAGTATCTTTATTAAAGATTCAAAAACACCTGAAAGTATTAGCTTTCAAAAAATTGAAAATGGGTTACTAATGCAAAGGATATTAGAATTACCTTTAAAGTATAGGGAATTAATTCTATTGTATTACTACCAAGAGCTAACGATAGAAGAGATTTGTAAAATAACAAAGTTAAATGTTAATACAATAAAGACTAGGTTACATAGAGCAAGGAAGATATTAAACAACACAATCAAGGAGGGGGATTTCATATGGAGGGAGATTTAA
- a CDS encoding DUF4367 domain-containing protein, which yields MEGDLKNLRNIINTSLESEISLSESEKYRIISKMNENKRPKLKSYGAILATILIASILTISSNLEEEYIQSVNNLAEIELSEKSRGEQINQTDMTLRITANVQSEIEKLNKEGITPLIPRYLPVENVQLDYMKNINNEEIQSFYNSNKQTGEFLFSIIQINKSKEVVEMATFTKFDYSEEVDINGETAYFTKWDIGANELILVKDNVTFKVFSESLSKEELSMILKSL from the coding sequence ATGGAGGGAGATTTAAAAAATCTTAGAAACATAATTAATACTTCATTAGAAAGTGAAATAAGTTTATCAGAGAGTGAGAAGTATAGAATAATAAGTAAAATGAACGAGAATAAAAGACCGAAGCTTAAATCATATGGGGCTATATTAGCAACAATATTAATAGCCTCAATCTTGACTATAAGCTCAAATCTTGAGGAAGAATACATACAGTCTGTGAATAATCTAGCTGAAATTGAACTAAGTGAAAAATCAAGGGGAGAGCAAATAAATCAAACTGATATGACTCTTAGAATTACAGCTAATGTACAAAGTGAAATTGAAAAGTTAAATAAAGAGGGTATCACTCCTCTAATACCACGATATCTTCCTGTTGAAAACGTGCAGTTAGATTATATGAAGAATATTAATAATGAAGAAATCCAGAGTTTCTATAACAGTAACAAACAAACAGGAGAATTTTTATTTAGTATAATACAAATAAACAAGAGTAAAGAAGTAGTGGAAATGGCCACATTTACAAAGTTTGATTATTCAGAAGAAGTAGATATTAATGGGGAGACAGCATATTTCACAAAGTGGGATATAGGGGCAAATGAACTTATTTTAGTTAAGGATAATGTTACATTTAAAGTATTTTCTGAGTCATTATCAAAAGAAGAATTGAGTATGATTCTAAAGAGTTTATAA